Proteins co-encoded in one Thamnophis elegans isolate rThaEle1 chromosome 1, rThaEle1.pri, whole genome shotgun sequence genomic window:
- the CNTF gene encoding ciliary neurotrophic factor — translation MATSERQPGTSPYRDSWRQTVLLLRKMRSDVSSLLECYAAKQNLVEPFNFDLIDVDLIDGVPLADVEEWSEIADAERLGSNLQAYWAFQILLDQILEEQRTDLTPEDVAFHESIQSVLLQVSALAYQLEELMVTLKHNVPAKEVKNTKNPDENSLFERKIRGMKVLQELAQWTVRSVRDLHKISMSVQASPTTESDNVTQAQEK, via the exons ATGGCTACCTCGGAGCGGCAGCCCGGCACCTCTCCATACCGGGACTCGTGGCGTCAGACCGTTCTTCTCCTGAGGAAGATGCGCTCCGATGTCAGCAGCCTCCTGGAATGCTAC GCTGCGAAGCAAAATCTGGTAGAACCCTTCAACTTTGATCTGATCGATGTTGATTTGATCGATGGAGTACCTCTAGCTGATGTTGAAGAATGGAGTGAGATTGCAGATGCTGAGCGTCTGGGGAGCAACTTACAAGCTTATTGGGCATTTCAGATTCTGTTGGATCAAATCTTGGAAGAGCAGAGAACTGATTTAACCCCTGAGGATGTAGCTTTCCATGAATCTATCCAATCAGTTTTGCTGCAAGTTTCTGCTTTAGCTTACCAACTGGAGGAGCTGATGGTAACGCTGAAGCACAATGTGCCAGCTAAAGaggtaaaaaatacaaaaaatccCGATGAAAACAGCTTATTTGAAAGGAAAATAAGGGGCATGAAGGTGCTACAGGAGCTTGCCCAATGGACCGTGAGGTCAGTCCGAGACCTTCACAAAATCTCTATGTCTGTTCAGGCATCACCCACCACTGAGAGTGACAACGTGACTCAGGCCCAGGAAAAATAA